Proteins encoded within one genomic window of Saccharopolyspora pogona:
- a CDS encoding ABC transporter ATP-binding protein, with product MNTSTEPDSGGRPGATGSLAVELTGITKTFPGVVANSDVNLSVRTGEVHALCGENGAGKSTLMKILYGMQAPDSGTIRVRGEEVRFRTPAEAIRAGIGMVHQHFMLADNLTVLENIVLGAEDGHGIGAKARRRVLGLAEQAGFEMRPDVLVERLGVADRQRVEILKVLYRGARIIILDEPTAVLVPQEVDELFATLRTMREQGFTFLFISHKLDEVRAIADTITVLRRGTTVGTVPAAEITSRRLAEMMVGSELPVPEHGESTVRDRDVLVVTGLSASEQDRTLLADIDLTVRAGEVVGIAGVEGNGQTELVEAIMGMRPVTTGRVSLGDRDLTGLSTLARREAGIGYVPEDRHRQGLLLDESLWINRILGHQTRRPTAHGIWLDRAGAKADTQRIIEEFDVRTPGIDVDAAALSGGNQQKLVVGRELSGDPALLIAAHPTRGVDVGAQAGIWGHLRAARSAGLAVLLISADLDELIGLSDTIRVMFRGQLVATADPRSVTPEELGAAMTGAGEAA from the coding sequence ATGAACACCTCCACTGAGCCGGATTCCGGCGGCCGACCCGGCGCAACCGGGTCCCTGGCCGTCGAGCTGACCGGCATCACCAAGACCTTCCCCGGCGTGGTCGCCAACTCCGACGTGAACCTCTCGGTGCGAACCGGCGAGGTGCACGCGTTGTGCGGCGAGAACGGGGCCGGCAAGTCCACCCTGATGAAGATCCTCTACGGGATGCAGGCTCCGGACTCCGGCACGATCCGCGTGCGCGGCGAGGAAGTCCGCTTCCGCACGCCGGCCGAGGCGATCCGCGCCGGTATCGGCATGGTGCACCAGCACTTCATGCTCGCCGACAACCTCACCGTGCTCGAGAACATCGTCCTCGGCGCCGAAGACGGGCACGGCATCGGCGCGAAGGCCCGCCGGCGGGTGCTCGGGCTCGCTGAGCAGGCCGGGTTCGAAATGCGCCCGGATGTGCTGGTCGAGCGGCTGGGCGTGGCCGACCGGCAGCGGGTGGAGATCCTCAAAGTCCTGTACCGGGGTGCCCGCATCATCATTCTCGACGAGCCGACCGCGGTGCTGGTCCCGCAGGAGGTGGACGAGTTGTTCGCCACCCTGCGCACCATGCGTGAACAGGGCTTCACGTTCCTGTTCATCTCGCACAAGCTCGACGAGGTGCGGGCCATCGCCGACACCATCACGGTCCTGCGGCGCGGCACCACGGTCGGCACCGTCCCGGCCGCGGAGATCACCAGCCGCCGGCTCGCCGAGATGATGGTGGGCAGCGAGTTGCCGGTGCCCGAGCACGGCGAGTCAACTGTGCGCGATCGCGACGTGCTCGTCGTCACCGGCCTGTCCGCATCGGAACAGGACCGGACGCTGCTCGCCGACATCGACCTGACGGTGCGGGCCGGTGAGGTCGTCGGCATCGCCGGTGTCGAGGGCAACGGCCAGACCGAGCTCGTCGAGGCGATCATGGGCATGCGGCCGGTCACCACCGGCCGGGTCTCGCTCGGCGACCGCGACCTGACCGGGCTGTCGACGCTGGCGCGCCGCGAAGCGGGCATCGGCTACGTGCCGGAGGACCGGCACCGGCAGGGCCTGCTGCTGGACGAATCGTTGTGGATCAACAGGATCCTCGGCCACCAGACCCGCCGGCCAACGGCCCACGGGATCTGGCTGGACCGGGCGGGCGCGAAGGCCGACACCCAGCGGATCATCGAGGAGTTCGACGTCCGCACCCCCGGCATCGACGTGGACGCGGCCGCGCTGTCCGGCGGCAACCAGCAGAAGCTCGTGGTCGGCCGGGAGCTCTCCGGCGACCCGGCACTGCTCATCGCCGCGCACCCGACACGTGGCGTGGACGTCGGTGCGCAGGCGGGCATCTGGGGCCATCTGCGTGCCGCCCGGTCGGCGGGCCTCGCGGTCCTGCTGATCTCGGCCGACCTCGACGAGCTGATCGGCCTTTCCGACACCATCCGGGTGATGTTCCGGGGGCAGTTGGTCGCGACGGCCGACCCGCGCTCGGTGACCCCGGAAGAACTCGGCGCGGCGATGACCGGTGCAGGGGAGGCGGCATGA
- a CDS encoding RNA polymerase sigma factor, whose product MQAAFRGKMFAGDDRMLLDSVRAGSAEAFGELYARYRTAAHAMAKQIVGTPADAEDLVAEAFAKILDVLRRGGGPHSAFRAYLLTTVRNLAMALNNRGRRVQLAAELDGFFGPENHVQFVDPAVLELERELVGKAFARLPHRWRRVLWCMEAERLTTADVSRKLGISRNSAAALAYRARKACGRPIPRCARANPPAAD is encoded by the coding sequence ATGCAAGCGGCATTCAGGGGAAAGATGTTCGCGGGCGACGATCGGATGCTGCTCGACTCGGTCCGGGCCGGATCGGCCGAAGCATTCGGCGAGCTGTACGCGCGGTACCGCACCGCGGCGCACGCAATGGCCAAACAAATTGTCGGAACCCCTGCCGACGCCGAAGACCTGGTTGCGGAAGCGTTCGCAAAGATCCTGGACGTCCTGCGCCGCGGTGGCGGCCCGCACTCCGCGTTCCGCGCCTACCTGCTCACCACGGTGCGGAACCTGGCGATGGCGTTGAACAACCGGGGCCGCCGCGTTCAACTGGCCGCCGAGCTCGACGGCTTCTTCGGGCCCGAGAACCACGTGCAGTTCGTCGATCCCGCGGTGCTGGAGCTGGAGCGCGAGCTGGTGGGGAAGGCGTTCGCCCGGCTGCCGCACCGCTGGCGGCGCGTCCTGTGGTGCATGGAGGCCGAGCGCCTGACGACGGCGGACGTCAGCAGAAAGCTCGGCATCAGCCGCAACAGCGCCGCCGCGCTCGCCTACCGAGCGCGAAAGGCTTGCGGGAGGCCTATTCCCAGGTGTGCGCGGGCGAACCCACCCGCCGCAGACTAG
- a CDS encoding cytidine deaminase, translating into MTSTVDWKALRAAAVEAAALAYCPYSKLQVGAAALCDDGRVVTGCNVENGSFGLTLCAECTMVGQLRLTGGGRFVAVACRSGTGDLLMPCGRCRQLLFELGGPDCLVDTPRGVLPMREVLPDAFVF; encoded by the coding sequence ATGACGTCCACTGTGGACTGGAAGGCGCTGCGTGCCGCGGCGGTGGAAGCCGCGGCGCTGGCGTACTGCCCGTATTCGAAGTTGCAGGTCGGAGCGGCGGCGCTGTGCGACGACGGTCGAGTGGTGACCGGCTGCAACGTGGAGAACGGCTCCTTCGGCCTCACGCTGTGCGCGGAGTGCACCATGGTGGGCCAACTGCGTCTGACCGGCGGAGGCCGGTTCGTGGCGGTGGCCTGCCGAAGCGGAACGGGTGACCTGCTGATGCCGTGCGGCCGCTGCCGCCAACTCCTCTTCGAACTGGGCGGCCCGGACTGCCTGGTCGACACCCCGCGCGGCGTGCTGCCGATGCGCGAGGTCCTCCCCGACGCCTTCGTGTTCTAG
- a CDS encoding coiled-coil domain-containing protein, with protein MTENMSFDRMRNMLTRAAEIRESEQQQIFDALDEIHARLSPLESLGSVRKRLSELPDRTEVSVLAERLDEALAKLEGHDGALVDLKSAVDGLVDKLAKPFAQLDGRLDGVAGRMDGVSGRMDGLEDKLGHIHKRLDELGLHLDKQDGRLEALPSAVHGPVRERIDSLDTSLRGRFAEIDEGVHEHLDGTREALQRAVTDSTANAQNTLAEAVSGTRDQLDAKLDQLAARPAVDPTDRLDKLAERLEQLTNRLDQVSGHLTQVDDNVNTRIDNVEQGFTSRLDNVEEGVKHGLGELGGTLSKNLSQLSGTLSSRPDSDALGALVREANEESERRHAGQLDEAMATFAELILGGSAPSAPPPPTTLPRQQRRGRSKSAKRDTDKALTADGEDDFTAESA; from the coding sequence GTGACCGAGAACATGTCGTTCGACCGCATGCGCAACATGCTCACGCGTGCGGCTGAGATCCGCGAGAGCGAGCAGCAGCAGATTTTCGACGCCCTGGACGAAATCCACGCCCGGCTGTCGCCGCTGGAGTCGCTGGGCTCCGTGCGGAAACGCCTGTCCGAGCTGCCCGACCGCACCGAGGTCAGCGTGCTCGCCGAACGACTCGACGAGGCACTGGCCAAGCTGGAAGGACACGACGGCGCGCTCGTCGACCTGAAGAGCGCCGTCGACGGCCTGGTGGACAAGCTCGCCAAGCCGTTCGCGCAGCTGGACGGGCGACTGGACGGCGTGGCGGGCCGGATGGACGGCGTCTCCGGCCGCATGGACGGCCTGGAGGACAAGCTCGGCCACATCCACAAGCGCCTCGATGAGCTCGGCCTGCACCTCGACAAGCAGGACGGCCGGCTGGAGGCACTGCCGTCGGCGGTGCACGGCCCGGTGCGCGAGCGCATCGACTCGCTGGATACCAGCCTGCGCGGCCGCTTCGCCGAGATCGACGAAGGCGTGCACGAGCACCTCGACGGCACCCGCGAGGCGCTGCAGCGCGCGGTCACCGACTCCACCGCCAACGCCCAGAACACGCTCGCCGAAGCGGTCTCCGGCACCCGCGATCAGCTGGACGCCAAGCTCGACCAGCTCGCCGCGCGTCCCGCCGTGGACCCGACCGACCGGCTGGACAAGCTGGCCGAGCGGCTGGAGCAGCTCACCAACCGGCTGGACCAGGTCTCCGGTCACCTCACCCAGGTCGACGACAACGTCAACACCCGGATCGACAACGTCGAGCAGGGCTTCACCAGCCGCCTGGACAACGTCGAAGAGGGCGTCAAGCACGGCCTCGGCGAGCTCGGCGGCACGCTGTCGAAGAACCTGTCGCAGCTGTCCGGCACGCTGTCCTCGCGTCCCGACAGCGACGCGCTGGGCGCCCTGGTCCGCGAGGCCAACGAGGAGAGCGAGCGGCGGCACGCCGGTCAGCTCGACGAGGCGATGGCGACGTTCGCGGAGCTGATCCTCGGCGGCAGCGCGCCGTCCGCCCCGCCGCCGCCCACCACCCTGCCCCGGCAGCAGCGCCGAGGCCGGTCCAAGAGCGCGAAGCGCGACACCGACAAGGCCCTCACCGCAGACGGCGAAGACGACTTCACCGCCGAAAGCGCCTGA
- the sdhC gene encoding succinate dehydrogenase, cytochrome b556 subunit, producing MASTTASAAEVPQRATAPRAKGRLYRGDLGMWSWVAHRITGVLTFFFLFVHVLDTALVRVSPNAYDTVIETYKHPVMILFELGLLAAVLFHAFNGIRVMLVDFWAKGTKYQKPMLWTVVALWLVLIIPAAISLISRAVTEVFGG from the coding sequence ATGGCCAGCACCACCGCCTCCGCGGCAGAGGTACCGCAGCGCGCCACCGCACCGCGCGCCAAGGGGCGCCTCTACCGCGGCGATCTGGGCATGTGGTCGTGGGTCGCCCACCGAATCACGGGCGTACTCACCTTCTTCTTCTTGTTCGTACACGTCCTGGACACCGCCCTGGTCCGGGTTTCGCCGAACGCCTACGACACGGTCATCGAAACCTACAAGCACCCGGTGATGATCCTGTTCGAGCTGGGGCTGCTGGCGGCTGTGCTGTTCCACGCCTTCAACGGCATCCGGGTCATGCTGGTCGACTTCTGGGCCAAGGGCACGAAGTACCAGAAGCCGATGCTGTGGACGGTCGTGGCCCTCTGGCTGGTGTTGATCATCCCGGCCGCGATCAGTCTGATCAGCCGCGCAGTCACGGAAGTTTTCGGGGGTTGA
- a CDS encoding succinate dehydrogenase hydrophobic membrane anchor subunit — MTVTDAPLSVEKPRTSSRPAARRNNFELYSWLFMRLSGVVLLFLVLGHLLIMLFLDGGVHKINFAFVAGRWASPFWQFWDLTMLWLAGLHGGNGLRTVINDYSRKDGTRFWLKMLLYVSVLLTVGLGTFVIFTFDPNIG; from the coding sequence ATGACCGTCACCGACGCACCGCTTTCCGTGGAGAAGCCGCGCACCTCGTCGCGCCCCGCCGCGCGCCGCAACAACTTCGAGCTCTACAGCTGGTTGTTCATGCGGCTGTCCGGTGTGGTGCTGCTGTTCCTGGTGCTCGGGCATCTGCTGATCATGCTGTTCCTGGACGGCGGCGTCCACAAGATCAACTTCGCGTTCGTCGCGGGCCGCTGGGCCTCTCCGTTCTGGCAGTTCTGGGACCTCACCATGCTGTGGCTGGCGGGTCTGCATGGCGGTAACGGACTCCGCACCGTCATCAACGACTACTCCCGAAAAGACGGCACACGCTTCTGGCTGAAGATGCTGCTGTACGTCTCGGTCTTGCTGACCGTGGGTCTAGGCACCTTCGTGATCTTCACCTTCGACCCGAACATCGGCTAG
- a CDS encoding ABC transporter permease, with the protein MTAVVTKSAPADRKTGLGRRMPGWARVLLWVAVGFLAVSITSYQTGVPQLTSSGTVQAAVRLGLPILLAALGGLWAERSGVINIGLEGMMILGTWGGAWAGYQWGPLAGLVAAAVFGALGGLVHAVATVTFGVNHIVSGVAINLLGAGTAKYLSTLLFEPISRNPRESPRVPKFDTYSMQPVAGWLQQLEDLQRVGVSDAAGILGGLVSGVSPLTMLAYLLVPVSYLVLWRSPFGLRLRSCGENPVAAESLGVNVYRYKYIAVIISGALAGLGGAALILNPGQAGYLEGQTNNRGYIGLAAMIFGNWRPGGLLGGAALFGYSDGLQLRSGETSVHALFYGATLLLVVVTAVQVWRRSWFAAGLSLVAAAVMYAVYWYTDSLPEELTAYTPHLVTLVVLAAASQRLRPPEANGLQYRRGED; encoded by the coding sequence ATGACCGCGGTCGTGACCAAATCGGCACCGGCGGACCGGAAAACCGGCCTCGGCCGCCGGATGCCCGGCTGGGCCCGCGTCCTGCTGTGGGTGGCGGTCGGTTTCCTGGCGGTGTCGATCACCTCGTACCAGACCGGCGTACCCCAGCTGACCTCGTCCGGCACCGTGCAGGCGGCGGTGCGGCTGGGCCTCCCGATCCTGCTGGCCGCCCTAGGCGGGTTGTGGGCGGAGCGCTCCGGGGTCATCAACATCGGCCTGGAAGGCATGATGATCCTGGGCACCTGGGGTGGTGCCTGGGCCGGCTACCAGTGGGGGCCGCTGGCCGGGCTCGTCGCCGCTGCGGTGTTCGGCGCCCTCGGCGGTCTCGTGCACGCGGTGGCGACGGTGACCTTCGGGGTGAACCACATCGTGTCCGGTGTGGCGATCAACCTGCTCGGCGCGGGCACCGCGAAGTACCTGTCGACGCTGCTGTTCGAGCCGATCTCGCGGAACCCGCGGGAGTCGCCGCGGGTGCCGAAGTTCGACACCTACTCGATGCAGCCGGTGGCCGGCTGGCTGCAGCAGCTGGAGGACCTGCAGCGGGTCGGCGTCTCCGACGCGGCGGGCATCCTCGGCGGCCTGGTCTCCGGAGTCTCGCCGCTGACCATGCTGGCCTACCTGCTGGTTCCGGTGAGCTATCTGGTCCTGTGGCGCTCGCCGTTCGGGCTGCGGCTGCGGTCCTGCGGCGAGAACCCGGTCGCGGCGGAGTCGCTGGGTGTGAACGTCTACCGCTACAAGTACATCGCTGTGATCATCTCTGGTGCGCTGGCCGGGCTTGGCGGCGCAGCGCTGATCCTCAACCCGGGTCAGGCGGGCTACCTCGAGGGCCAGACCAACAACCGGGGCTATATCGGCCTGGCGGCGATGATCTTCGGCAACTGGCGGCCGGGCGGGCTGCTCGGCGGCGCGGCGCTGTTCGGCTACTCCGACGGCCTGCAGCTGCGCAGCGGCGAGACCAGCGTGCACGCGCTGTTCTACGGTGCGACGCTGCTGCTGGTGGTGGTCACGGCCGTGCAGGTGTGGCGGCGCAGCTGGTTCGCAGCCGGCCTCTCGCTGGTCGCAGCCGCGGTGATGTACGCGGTGTACTGGTACACCGACTCGCTGCCCGAGGAACTCACCGCCTACACCCCGCACCTGGTGACGCTGGTGGTGCTCGCGGCGGCATCGCAACGACTAAGACCACCAGAGGCGAACGGTCTGCAGTACCGCAGAGGCGAGGACTAG
- a CDS encoding adenosine deaminase, translated as MSTPVNLDTIRLVPKVLLHDHLDGGLQPQTVIDLARAAGYSGLPHEDADELGRWFAAAADSGSLERYLETFSHTVAVMQTEEALARVAAECVEELAADGVVYAEIRYAPELFQEQGLTLDRIVEAVQGGFRDGERRAAAEGKRIRIGTLLCAMRQNARSAEIANLAVRYRDSEVVGFDIAGPEAGFPPTRNLDAFEYLRQQNAHFTIHAGEAFGLPSIWEAIQHCGAERLGHGVRIVDDIKVDEEGSVHLGRLASYIRDRRIPLEMCPSSNLQTGAAKSIAEHPIGLLAKLRFRVTVNTDNRLMSHCSMSSEFAALHEAFGYGWADMQWFAVNAMKSAFIGFDERLEIIDDLIKPGYAALLE; from the coding sequence ATGTCGACTCCGGTGAACCTGGACACGATCCGGCTGGTGCCGAAGGTGCTGCTGCACGACCACCTCGACGGCGGCCTGCAGCCGCAGACCGTCATCGATCTCGCACGGGCGGCGGGATACTCCGGCCTGCCCCACGAGGACGCCGATGAGTTGGGAAGATGGTTCGCTGCGGCGGCTGATTCGGGGTCGCTGGAACGCTATCTGGAGACTTTCTCGCACACCGTCGCCGTGATGCAGACGGAGGAGGCGCTGGCCCGGGTCGCCGCCGAGTGCGTCGAGGAACTGGCCGCGGACGGAGTGGTGTACGCGGAGATCCGCTACGCCCCGGAACTGTTCCAGGAACAGGGGCTGACGCTCGACCGGATCGTGGAGGCGGTTCAGGGCGGATTCCGGGATGGCGAACGCCGCGCCGCCGCCGAAGGAAAACGTATCCGAATCGGTACCTTGTTGTGCGCGATGCGGCAGAATGCGCGGTCGGCGGAAATCGCGAACCTCGCGGTCCGGTATCGCGACTCCGAGGTGGTCGGCTTCGACATCGCGGGTCCGGAAGCGGGATTTCCGCCCACCCGGAACCTGGACGCCTTCGAATATCTCCGACAGCAGAACGCGCATTTCACCATTCACGCTGGTGAGGCGTTCGGTCTGCCGTCGATCTGGGAGGCGATCCAGCACTGCGGCGCGGAGCGCCTCGGGCACGGCGTGCGCATCGTCGACGACATCAAGGTCGACGAGGAAGGCTCGGTGCACCTTGGTCGGCTGGCGTCCTACATCCGGGACCGGCGGATCCCGCTGGAGATGTGCCCGTCGTCGAACCTGCAGACCGGGGCCGCCAAGTCGATCGCCGAGCATCCGATCGGTCTGCTGGCGAAGCTGCGCTTCCGGGTCACGGTGAACACGGACAACCGGCTGATGAGCCACTGCTCGATGTCCAGCGAGTTCGCCGCCCTGCACGAGGCGTTCGGCTACGGGTGGGCGGACATGCAGTGGTTCGCAGTGAACGCGATGAAGTCGGCGTTCATCGGCTTCGATGAGCGGCTGGAGATCATCGATGATCTGATCAAGCCGGGCTACGCAGCGTTGCTGGAATGA
- a CDS encoding thymidine phosphorylase, with protein MHSAIDVIRAKRDGQRLSDEQIDWVIDAYTRGEVADEQMAALAMAVLLRGMTPAETAHWTAAMVASGETLVLGGVRRPTVDKHSTGGVGDKITLPLTPLVAACGAAVPQLSGRGLGHTGGTLDKLESIPGWRARLSADEIRARLDEVGAVVCAATEGLAPADRKLYALRDVTGTVESVPLIASSIMSKKIAEGVQSLVLDVKCGSGAFMKDLDQARELAAALVDIGTANGLRTSALITDMSVPLGRAVGNALEVAEAVEVLRGGGPADVVELTLDLAREMLDHAGLSDVDPAEALADGRAYDSWCRMIKAQDGDPEAALPRAEHVEVVTAPETGTLAKLDAYAVGVAAWRLGAGRARKEDDVQHAAGVLCLAKPGERVTAGQPLLELHTDRPETIAGAQDALVGAYEISGADEVSTPLILDRVAAGHVSTEPP; from the coding sequence GTGCATTCCGCGATTGACGTGATCCGCGCGAAGCGCGACGGGCAGCGGCTCAGCGACGAGCAGATCGACTGGGTGATCGACGCGTACACCCGGGGCGAGGTCGCCGACGAGCAGATGGCGGCGTTGGCGATGGCGGTGCTGCTGCGCGGCATGACCCCGGCGGAGACGGCTCACTGGACGGCGGCGATGGTCGCCTCCGGCGAAACGTTGGTGCTGGGCGGGGTTCGAAGGCCCACTGTGGACAAGCACTCCACCGGCGGCGTCGGCGACAAGATCACGCTGCCGCTGACTCCGCTGGTCGCCGCCTGCGGCGCGGCGGTGCCGCAGCTTTCCGGGCGCGGGCTCGGCCATACCGGCGGCACTCTGGACAAGCTGGAGTCGATACCGGGTTGGCGGGCCCGGTTGTCGGCCGACGAGATCCGGGCCCGGCTCGACGAGGTGGGCGCGGTGGTGTGCGCGGCGACGGAGGGGCTGGCCCCGGCCGACCGCAAGCTCTACGCGCTGCGCGATGTGACGGGCACGGTCGAATCGGTTCCGCTGATCGCCAGCTCGATCATGAGCAAGAAGATCGCCGAGGGCGTGCAGTCGCTGGTGCTGGACGTCAAGTGCGGTTCGGGCGCGTTCATGAAGGACCTGGACCAGGCGCGGGAGCTGGCCGCCGCGCTGGTGGACATCGGCACCGCCAACGGTCTGCGCACGAGCGCGCTGATCACCGACATGTCGGTTCCGCTGGGCCGCGCGGTCGGCAATGCGCTGGAAGTGGCCGAGGCCGTGGAGGTGCTGCGCGGCGGCGGGCCGGCGGACGTGGTGGAGCTGACGCTGGACCTGGCCCGCGAAATGCTCGACCACGCGGGCTTGTCCGATGTGGACCCGGCCGAGGCGTTGGCCGACGGGCGGGCGTACGACTCGTGGTGCCGGATGATCAAGGCCCAGGACGGCGACCCCGAAGCAGCGTTGCCGCGCGCCGAGCACGTCGAAGTCGTGACCGCGCCGGAGACCGGGACGCTGGCGAAGCTCGACGCGTACGCGGTCGGGGTTGCGGCCTGGCGCCTCGGGGCGGGGCGGGCCCGCAAGGAGGACGACGTCCAGCACGCCGCAGGCGTGCTGTGCCTGGCGAAGCCGGGTGAGCGCGTGACGGCGGGCCAGCCGCTGCTGGAACTGCACACCGACCGGCCGGAAACCATTGCCGGGGCCCAAGATGCGTTGGTGGGCGCATACGAGATCAGCGGCGCCGACGAGGTGTCGACGCCGCTGATCCTGGATCGGGTGGCCGCGGGCCACGTATCGACCGAGCCACCCTGA
- a CDS encoding BMP family lipoprotein gives MRRTPIWGRRSGAGGPRRNGAAVVAVLLTGALALAGCAKDSGGGGNNNAQGQGCRLSAPPAGAAPTTPAAEQQPAPQTPAMRVGLAFDIGGRGDASFNDASVAGLDRAKSQMGFTDVKELDAGAGEPEDAKQTRLRQLAREGYNPVIAVGYAYADALKLVAPEFPGTKFAIIDEDVQGIPNVTSLVFAEEQGSFLVGVIAAHKSKNCHIGFVGGVNTPLIQKFEAGYMAGAKAAAPDIKIERKYLTPAGDFSGFQDPNKGSEVATGQLEAGADVLYHAAGASGKGVFSSVKSANALAIGVDSDQYNQPTVAEYKDVIISSMLKRVDLAVYDYIAAVARNDLGSMPKKFDLSIDGVGYSTSGGKVTDLMPAVDAYKAAIARGEIKVSGKP, from the coding sequence ATGCGGCGAACGCCGATATGGGGAAGGCGCTCGGGTGCCGGAGGACCGCGCCGCAACGGCGCGGCGGTGGTCGCAGTGCTGCTCACCGGCGCGTTGGCGCTGGCGGGATGTGCGAAGGACAGCGGGGGTGGGGGAAATAACAATGCCCAGGGCCAGGGGTGCCGGCTGAGCGCGCCTCCAGCCGGGGCCGCACCGACCACTCCGGCCGCCGAGCAGCAGCCCGCACCGCAGACGCCCGCGATGCGGGTGGGGCTCGCCTTCGACATCGGTGGGCGCGGCGATGCCTCGTTCAACGACGCCTCGGTCGCCGGGCTGGACCGGGCGAAGTCGCAGATGGGCTTCACCGACGTCAAGGAGCTCGACGCGGGGGCCGGTGAGCCAGAGGACGCCAAGCAGACCCGGCTGCGGCAGCTGGCGCGCGAGGGCTACAACCCGGTGATCGCGGTCGGCTACGCCTACGCGGACGCGCTCAAGCTCGTCGCCCCGGAGTTCCCGGGCACCAAGTTCGCGATCATCGATGAGGACGTGCAGGGGATCCCGAACGTCACGTCGCTGGTGTTCGCCGAGGAACAGGGCTCGTTCCTGGTCGGCGTGATCGCGGCGCACAAGTCGAAGAACTGCCACATCGGCTTCGTCGGCGGGGTCAATACCCCGCTGATCCAGAAGTTCGAGGCCGGGTACATGGCGGGTGCCAAGGCGGCCGCGCCGGACATCAAGATCGAGCGCAAGTACCTGACGCCGGCCGGTGACTTCAGCGGCTTCCAGGACCCCAACAAGGGTTCCGAGGTCGCGACCGGCCAGCTGGAGGCGGGCGCCGACGTGCTCTACCACGCGGCGGGCGCCTCCGGTAAGGGAGTGTTCTCGTCGGTGAAGTCCGCGAACGCGCTGGCGATCGGGGTCGACTCCGACCAGTACAACCAGCCGACGGTCGCGGAGTACAAGGACGTGATCATCAGCTCCATGCTCAAGCGGGTGGACCTCGCGGTGTACGACTACATCGCGGCGGTCGCGCGCAACGACCTGGGCTCGATGCCGAAGAAGTTCGACCTGTCCATCGACGGCGTGGGCTACTCCACGTCCGGCGGCAAGGTCACCGACCTGATGCCCGCGGTGGACGCCTACAAGGCGGCCATCGCACGCGGCGAGATCAAGGTTTCCGGCAAGCCGTGA
- a CDS encoding ABC transporter permease, translating to MNTWWARLLPPALAIVFSAVLCSVVLLVSGADPLSTLAEMIAQVGRGTTSVDIVNTAGAYYLVAIAAAIGFQMNLLNIGIEGQCRLAACVAAIVGGAVSLPFGLHAALVVVVGAVTGALWCGIAAVLKVYRGVSEVISTIMLNTLSIGVIAFLVRTFGEMRGNTQGTEIIPGSGLVPGIPLGGAGTVFGLVLLAVLVGIGYAVLIDRTRYGFELRASGLSPTAAVAGGVNSKRMIMSAMLLSGAIAGLAGLPEILGRDHTFMINFPTGYGFAGLAIALLGRNHPIGVAFGALLWSFLDKSSLTLDNIGVPKEIVTILQGAIVLSVVVAYELVRRRELAAEQRRVGRALGTAATPAAAGTGGERA from the coding sequence ATGAACACCTGGTGGGCGCGGCTGCTGCCGCCAGCGCTGGCGATCGTCTTCTCGGCGGTGCTGTGCAGCGTGGTGCTGCTGGTCTCCGGCGCGGACCCGCTGTCGACGCTGGCGGAGATGATCGCGCAGGTCGGCCGCGGCACGACCTCCGTGGACATCGTCAACACGGCGGGGGCGTACTACCTGGTGGCGATCGCGGCCGCGATCGGATTCCAGATGAACCTGCTGAACATCGGCATCGAGGGCCAGTGCCGGCTGGCCGCCTGCGTCGCGGCGATCGTCGGCGGCGCGGTGAGCCTGCCGTTCGGGCTGCACGCGGCGCTGGTCGTGGTGGTTGGCGCGGTCACCGGCGCGCTGTGGTGCGGGATCGCGGCGGTGCTCAAGGTCTACCGCGGGGTGTCCGAGGTGATCTCCACGATCATGCTCAACACCCTGTCCATCGGCGTAATCGCCTTCCTGGTGCGGACGTTCGGCGAGATGCGCGGTAACACCCAGGGCACGGAGATCATCCCAGGCAGCGGCCTGGTGCCCGGGATTCCGCTGGGTGGCGCGGGCACGGTGTTCGGACTGGTGCTGCTGGCGGTGCTGGTCGGCATCGGGTACGCGGTGCTCATCGACCGCACCCGCTACGGCTTCGAACTGCGCGCCTCCGGCCTGTCGCCGACGGCAGCCGTGGCCGGCGGGGTGAACTCCAAGCGCATGATCATGTCCGCGATGCTGCTCTCCGGTGCCATCGCGGGCCTGGCCGGGCTGCCGGAGATCCTCGGCCGGGACCACACCTTCATGATCAACTTTCCGACCGGCTACGGCTTCGCGGGGCTGGCCATCGCCCTGCTGGGCCGCAACCACCCGATCGGCGTCGCTTTCGGCGCGCTGCTGTGGTCCTTCCTGGACAAGAGTTCGCTGACGCTGGACAACATCGGCGTGCCCAAGGAGATCGTGACGATCCTGCAGGGCGCGATCGTGCTGTCGGTCGTCGTCGCGTACGAGTTGGTGCGCCGCCGCGAACTCGCCGCCGAGCAGCGCCGGGTCGGGCGCGCGCTGGGCACCGCGGCCACCCCGGCCGCCGCCGGAACCGGAGGTGAGCGGGCATGA